From one Oncorhynchus keta strain PuntledgeMale-10-30-2019 chromosome 30, Oket_V2, whole genome shotgun sequence genomic stretch:
- the LOC118363417 gene encoding cleavage stimulation factor subunit 2-like isoform X1 produces MATLAAAAVVAAAGRDPAVDRSLRSVFVGNIPYEATEEQLKDIFSEVGLVVSFRLVYDRETGKPKGYGFCEYQDQETALSAMRNLNGREFSGRALRVDNAASEKNKEELKSLGTGAPIIESPYGDNIMPDEAPESISRAVASLPPEQMFELMKQMKLCVQNSPQEARNMLLQNPQLAFALLQAQVVMRIVDPEIALKMLHRQTPVQPLVPNSQAGPVPVANQPIPPANAPVSQSQPMPGMHMNGAPQMMQPPPMGGGPGPMPGQGPVGPPGNLQHSPVGSSGQAAIERPQGPGGIPPRGLLGDGPNDPRGGTLLSVTGEVIEPSRGGGFIGAPPPHQGPPMHMNQMAGGPPLDMRPPHDMRGPPMGEPRGMMGEPRGPPMGEPRGMMGEPRGPPMGEPRGMMGEPRGPPMGEPRGMMGEPRGPPMGESRGMMGEPRGPPMGESRGMMGEPRGPPMGEPRGMMGESRGPPMMEQRGPPMMEPRGPSMENRGRDPRAVDPRGPVSGQRVPTAQGMQGPSPHSMNTNAPPPARPGPGVPQSGGSFSPGQSQVTSQDHEKAALIMQVLQLTPEQIAMLPPEQRQSILVLKEQILKTTGAP; encoded by the exons ATGGCGACTTTAgcagctgctgctgttgttgctgccGCTGGCAGAGATCCCGCTGTTGACCGTTCATTGCGCTCTGTCTTTG TGGGAAACATTCCATATGAGGCCACAGAGGAGCAACTGAAAGACATTTTTTCAGAAGTCGGTCTCGTTGTCAGCTTTCG GTTGGTGTATGATAGGGAGACAGGCAAGCCGAAGGGATATGGCTTCTGTGAGTATCAGGACCAGGAGACGGCCCTCAGTGCCATGCGGAACCTGAACGGAAGAGAGTTCAGCGGCCGGGCTCTCCGTGTCGACAATGCTGCTAGTGAGAAAAACAAAGAGGAGCTCAAGA GTTTGGGGACAGGAGCCCCCATTATTGAGTCTCCCTACGGGGACAACATCATGCCAGACGAGGCTCCAGAGTCTATTAGCAGAGCTGTGGCCAGTTTGCCCCCAGAGCAGATGTTTGAGCTCATGAAACAGATGAAG CTGTGTGTGCAAAACAGTCCCCAGGAGGCCAGGAACATGCTGTTGCAGAACCCCCAGCTGGCGTTTGCTTTGCTGCAGGCCCAGGTTGTCATGAGGATTGTAGACCCTGAGATTGCCCTG AAAATGCTTCACCGTCAAACCCCAGTGCAGCCATTGGTTCCCAACAGTCAAGCTGGGCCAGTGCCAGTGGCCAACCAGCCTATTCCCCCAGCCAATGCTCCAGTCTCCCAGTCACAGCCCATG CCGGGCATGCACATGAACGGAGCTCCTCAGATGATGCAGCCCCCTCCCATGGGTGGGGGACCTGGGCCCATGCCAGGACAGGGACCAGTGGGACCACCAG GAAACCTCCAGCACTCACCCGTAGGATCATCTGGGCAGGCTGCTATCGAGCGACCTCAAG GACCAGGTGGTATCCCTCCCAGAGGCCTGCTTGGCGATGGCCCCAACGACCCCAGAGGAGGAACCCTGCTCTCTGTCACAGGAGAGGTCATCGAACCCAG TCGAGGAGGAGGCTTCATCGGGGCCCCCCCACCACATCAAGGGCCCCCCATGCACATGAACCAGATGGCTGGAGGGCCTCCTCTGGACATGAGGCCGCCCCATGACATGAGAGGACCCCCCATGGGTGAACCCAGAGGCATGATGGGAGAGCCCCGGGGACCCCCCATGGGTGAACCCAGGGGCATGATGGGAGAGCCCCGGGGACCCCCCATGGGTGAACCCAGGGGCATGATGGGAGAGCCCCGGGGACCCCCCATGGGTGAACCCAGGGGCATGATGGGAGAGCCCCGGGGACCCCCCATGGGTGAATCCAGGGGCATGATGGGAGAGCCCCGGGGACCCCCCATGGGTGAATCCAGGGGCATGATGGGAGAGCCCCGGGGACCCCCCATGGGTGAACCCAGGGGCATGATGGGAGAGTCCCGGGGACCCCCCATGATGGAACAGCGGGGACCCCCCATGATGGAGCCCAGGGGACCCTCCATGGAGAACAGAG GTCGGGACCCCCGAGCGGTGGACCCCCGTGGACCAGTGTCGGGCCAGAGGGTTCCCACTGCACAAGGAATGCAGGGCCCCTCCCCTCACTCCATGAATACTAATGCCCCTCCACCTGCCAGACCG GGTCCTGGTGTACCACAGTCCGGAGGTAGCTTCAGCCCAGGGCAAAGCCAGGTGACTTCACAGGACCATGAGAAG GCCGCCTTGATCATGCAAGTGCTGCAGCTGACCCCAGAACAGATCGCCATGCTGCCCCCAGAACAGAGGCAGAGCATTCTAGTCCTCAAAGAGCAGATCCTGAAGACCACCGGGGCACCCTGA
- the LOC118363417 gene encoding cleavage stimulation factor subunit 2-like isoform X2, whose protein sequence is MATLAAAAVVAAAGRDPAVDRSLRSVFVGNIPYEATEEQLKDIFSEVGLVVSFRLVYDRETGKPKGYGFCEYQDQETALSAMRNLNGREFSGRALRVDNAASEKNKEELKSLGTGAPIIESPYGDNIMPDEAPESISRAVASLPPEQMFELMKQMKLCVQNSPQEARNMLLQNPQLAFALLQAQVVMRIVDPEIALKMLHRQTPVQPLVPNSQAGPVPVANQPIPPANAPVSQSQPMPGMHMNGAPQMMQPPPMGGGPGPMPGQGPVGPPGPGGIPPRGLLGDGPNDPRGGTLLSVTGEVIEPSRGGGFIGAPPPHQGPPMHMNQMAGGPPLDMRPPHDMRGPPMGEPRGMMGEPRGPPMGEPRGMMGEPRGPPMGEPRGMMGEPRGPPMGEPRGMMGEPRGPPMGESRGMMGEPRGPPMGESRGMMGEPRGPPMGEPRGMMGESRGPPMMEQRGPPMMEPRGPSMENRGRDPRAVDPRGPVSGQRVPTAQGMQGPSPHSMNTNAPPPARPGPGVPQSGGSFSPGQSQVTSQDHEKAALIMQVLQLTPEQIAMLPPEQRQSILVLKEQILKTTGAP, encoded by the exons ATGGCGACTTTAgcagctgctgctgttgttgctgccGCTGGCAGAGATCCCGCTGTTGACCGTTCATTGCGCTCTGTCTTTG TGGGAAACATTCCATATGAGGCCACAGAGGAGCAACTGAAAGACATTTTTTCAGAAGTCGGTCTCGTTGTCAGCTTTCG GTTGGTGTATGATAGGGAGACAGGCAAGCCGAAGGGATATGGCTTCTGTGAGTATCAGGACCAGGAGACGGCCCTCAGTGCCATGCGGAACCTGAACGGAAGAGAGTTCAGCGGCCGGGCTCTCCGTGTCGACAATGCTGCTAGTGAGAAAAACAAAGAGGAGCTCAAGA GTTTGGGGACAGGAGCCCCCATTATTGAGTCTCCCTACGGGGACAACATCATGCCAGACGAGGCTCCAGAGTCTATTAGCAGAGCTGTGGCCAGTTTGCCCCCAGAGCAGATGTTTGAGCTCATGAAACAGATGAAG CTGTGTGTGCAAAACAGTCCCCAGGAGGCCAGGAACATGCTGTTGCAGAACCCCCAGCTGGCGTTTGCTTTGCTGCAGGCCCAGGTTGTCATGAGGATTGTAGACCCTGAGATTGCCCTG AAAATGCTTCACCGTCAAACCCCAGTGCAGCCATTGGTTCCCAACAGTCAAGCTGGGCCAGTGCCAGTGGCCAACCAGCCTATTCCCCCAGCCAATGCTCCAGTCTCCCAGTCACAGCCCATG CCGGGCATGCACATGAACGGAGCTCCTCAGATGATGCAGCCCCCTCCCATGGGTGGGGGACCTGGGCCCATGCCAGGACAGGGACCAGTGGGACCACCAG GACCAGGTGGTATCCCTCCCAGAGGCCTGCTTGGCGATGGCCCCAACGACCCCAGAGGAGGAACCCTGCTCTCTGTCACAGGAGAGGTCATCGAACCCAG TCGAGGAGGAGGCTTCATCGGGGCCCCCCCACCACATCAAGGGCCCCCCATGCACATGAACCAGATGGCTGGAGGGCCTCCTCTGGACATGAGGCCGCCCCATGACATGAGAGGACCCCCCATGGGTGAACCCAGAGGCATGATGGGAGAGCCCCGGGGACCCCCCATGGGTGAACCCAGGGGCATGATGGGAGAGCCCCGGGGACCCCCCATGGGTGAACCCAGGGGCATGATGGGAGAGCCCCGGGGACCCCCCATGGGTGAACCCAGGGGCATGATGGGAGAGCCCCGGGGACCCCCCATGGGTGAATCCAGGGGCATGATGGGAGAGCCCCGGGGACCCCCCATGGGTGAATCCAGGGGCATGATGGGAGAGCCCCGGGGACCCCCCATGGGTGAACCCAGGGGCATGATGGGAGAGTCCCGGGGACCCCCCATGATGGAACAGCGGGGACCCCCCATGATGGAGCCCAGGGGACCCTCCATGGAGAACAGAG GTCGGGACCCCCGAGCGGTGGACCCCCGTGGACCAGTGTCGGGCCAGAGGGTTCCCACTGCACAAGGAATGCAGGGCCCCTCCCCTCACTCCATGAATACTAATGCCCCTCCACCTGCCAGACCG GGTCCTGGTGTACCACAGTCCGGAGGTAGCTTCAGCCCAGGGCAAAGCCAGGTGACTTCACAGGACCATGAGAAG GCCGCCTTGATCATGCAAGTGCTGCAGCTGACCCCAGAACAGATCGCCATGCTGCCCCCAGAACAGAGGCAGAGCATTCTAGTCCTCAAAGAGCAGATCCTGAAGACCACCGGGGCACCCTGA